In a genomic window of Cytobacillus sp. FSL H8-0458:
- a CDS encoding heptaprenylglyceryl phosphate synthase, whose product MYDVREWSHVFKLDPDKNISDEDLEMICESGTDAIIVGGTDGVTLEKVLDLMARIRRYTVPCVLEVSAIDSVTPGFDLYFIPTVLNSRDVKWVTGLHQEAVKEYGDIMNWEEILVQGYCILNEECKVAQVTNSRTDLSLDEVRAYAMMAEKMFRLPIFYLEYSGKYGDAEVVAEVKNTLEETVLFYGGGILNAEHAKEMAEHADVIVVGNVIYDDLQAALATVEAARA is encoded by the coding sequence ATGTATGATGTTCGCGAATGGAGCCACGTATTCAAGCTCGATCCGGATAAAAATATATCAGATGAAGACCTGGAGATGATTTGCGAGTCAGGGACCGATGCGATTATTGTGGGCGGAACAGACGGGGTCACATTGGAGAAGGTGCTGGATTTAATGGCCCGCATCCGCAGATACACGGTTCCCTGTGTGCTGGAGGTTTCGGCGATTGATTCAGTTACACCGGGCTTTGACCTATATTTTATCCCGACAGTCCTTAACAGCCGGGATGTAAAGTGGGTTACAGGCCTTCATCAGGAAGCTGTAAAAGAATATGGCGATATTATGAATTGGGAAGAAATCCTTGTTCAGGGCTATTGCATTCTGAATGAAGAATGTAAAGTCGCTCAAGTCACCAATTCTCGCACAGATTTATCTCTTGATGAGGTAAGGGCATATGCGATGATGGCCGAGAAAATGTTCCGTCTGCCAATCTTCTATCTCGAATACAGCGGAAAGTACGGAGATGCAGAAGTAGTCGCAGAGGTGAAAAATACGCTTGAAGAAACCGTATTATTTTACGGAGGCGGCATCCTCAATGCAGAACATGCAAAAGAAATGGCTGAGCATGCTGACGTCATTGTGGTCGGAAATGTTATTTATGATGATCTGCAGGCTGCATTGGCCACAGTTGAAGCAGCTCGTGCTTAA